A single Oncorhynchus kisutch isolate 150728-3 linkage group LG19, Okis_V2, whole genome shotgun sequence DNA region contains:
- the kdm2ab gene encoding lysine-specific demethylase 2A, with translation MEDQNPRYSKRLRTGTRRRYQDDGISDDEIEGKRTFDLDEKLQSDRFNSYLVKHMDGKDFTFEYIQREGLRDPIVFEKKDGLGLEMPDSDFSVSDVKLFVGSRRMVDVMDVTTQKGIEMSMAQWRRYYETPPSERDKLYNVISLEFSHTKLENLVKRPTSVDLIDWVDNMWPRHLKERQRDSTNSIIEMQYPKVQKYCLMSVQGCFTDFHVDFGGTSVWYHILRGGKVFWLIPPTPQNLELYENWVLSGKQGDIFLGDKAQDCQRIELKQGYTFMIPSGWIHAVYTPEDTLVFGGNFLHSFNIPMQLNIYNIEDRTRVPAKFRYPFYYEMCWYVLERYLYCLTNTSHLTPDFQKHSLGVGLTREDSENKLNGHVKNGTEGDNDKEEKEEESETKVQMEESDDDSFPLPGATKPGVRVNLTPLELEGLWNLLGKLEELPTHKKCVPAGIRNAPALLHDIRALLEEHCNDDPKLSYTGKPIVKWPKRPSWYQPPPPSVVYRPRLAMPHKAVVPRPAKPTSISALRRRRVRCKHCAACQRKECGECNFCKDMRRFGGPGRMKKGCMMRQCLAPGLPNSAVCALCGAGQGKQECSDESPSSTTLMECSNCAQIAHPDCIKVPGEGRINKDLPSCWECPKCYQGKEGSSSESSSSEDSTASTGSLSTSIHAHREGIGDGEAGSGVRKGRRGRPPLTSSLSQRRVPPPSQRLLLQQQQNRKRAGALELRLRKRIKLERSKILQSKQTLSLERSPKLLCSQGLAHLQRGVSSRLRSPVGRLSRGRGSFRGSPTGARLQPHQPSLSLAPAGRGEGNRERGSGRGVRLRGGAAGRGRRGQRHGGAEEESDSSSSSSSSSTSSSSSSSSSSGSDEERENGVRARRNKVNRPQRRGRGAAKEDEEEEQSEESNQNGEEEMDEDGGEGGQAQMEPPVLVVSDLSDELMKGSYLTVTLQPSRAKRDPGAIVPKLEAAVAPRPAPPGQSCIQRKNLARPPLRNHAPDPYAAPSHSDTHTRGSHPDERRMRPGRPERTDNSASSSSPVPPLRLPLSALQDGGREVANGGSEPGCEREVWVSVFRYLTRAELCVCMAVCKNWHKWSLDKRLWMRVDLSVSKSISPQALSGIIKRQPVTLDLSWTSISKKQLTWLINRLPGLKDLMLSGCSWSSISALSSPGCPLLRTLDLRWADGIKDGQIRDLLNPPGCDNRSQLRNMQSFRLAGLEISDSTLRLVIRHMPLLTRLDLSHCGALTDQSINLLTAVGSSTRNTLTELNLGGCSKLTDSCLRYLRRLSCLSLLDLRECKSVSRKACEAFISELSVNTLYCLSEDKLIQRIS, from the exons CGTACAGGGACGCGGCGGCGCTACCAGGATGACGGGATCTCGGACGATGAGATTGAGGGGAAGAGGACGTTTGACCTGGATGAGAAGCTGCAGAGTGACAGGTTCAACTCTTACCTGGTTAAACACATGGATGGAAAAG ACTTCACATTCGAGTACATCCAGAGGGAGGGGCTGAGAGACCCTATCGTCTTTGAGAAAAAAGATGGCCTCGGCTTAGA GATGCCAGACTCTGATTTCAGTGTGAGTGATGTCAAGCTGTTTGTAG GCAGTCGGAGGATGGTTGATGTTATGGATGTGACCACTCAGAAGGGCATCGAGATGTCCATGGCCCAATGGCGGCGGTACTACGAGACCCCGCCCTCGGAGCGAGATAAGCTCTATAACGTCATCAGCCTGGAGTTCAGTCACACCAAGCTGGAGAACCTGGTGAAACGACCCACCTCG GTGGATTTGATAgactgggtggacaacatgtggccaaggcacctaaaggagagacagagagactcaaCCAACTCCATAATAGAAATGCAGTATCCCAAAGTGCAGAA gtACTGTCTGATGAGTGTTCAGGGCTGCTTCACAGACTTCCACGTTGACTTTGGCGGTACGTCGGTCTGGTACCACATCCTGCGGGGGGGAAAG GTGTTTTGGCTTATCCCGCCCACACCCCAGAACTTGGAGCTGTATGAGAACTGGGTGTTGTCAGGGAAACAGGGAGACATTTTCCTCGGGGACAAGGCCCAGGACTGTCAGAGGATAGAACTGAAGCAGGGATACACCTTCATGATCCCCTccg GCTGGATCCATGCTGTGTACACCCCCGAGGACACACTGGTGTTTGGAGGAAACTTCCTCCACAGCTTCAACATCCCCATGCAGCTCAACATCTACAACATTGAGGACCGCACACGA GTCCCGGCTAAGTTCCGATACCCCTTCTACTATGAGATGTGCTGGTACGTGTTGGAAAGATACCTCTACTGCCTGACCAACACCTCCCACCTCACCCCCGACTTCCAGAAGCACTCACTTGGTGTTG GTCTGACCCGTGAAGACTCGGAGAACAAACTCAACGGCCATGTGAAAAATGGCACAGAGGGAGACAATGATAAGGAAGAAAAGGAGGAGGAAAGTGAGACCAAGGTCCAAATGGAAGAGTCTGATGACGATTCCTTCCCCCTTCCTGGTGCCACTAAGCCGGGGGTGAGAGTAAACCTGACTCCCCTGGAGCTGGAGGGGTTGTGGAACCTGCTGGGGAAGCTGGAGGAGCTGCCGACCCACAAAAAGTGTGTCCCCGCAGGCATCCGTAATGCCCCCGCCCTGCTCCATGACATACGG GCTCTTCTGGAGGAACACTGCAACGATGACCCCAAGCTGTCTTATACCGGAAAGCCCATTGTCAAGTGGCCCAAGAGG CCCTCGTGGTAccagccccctcccccctcagTGGTATACCGTCCTCGTCTCGCCATGCCCCACAAGGCCGTGGTCCCGCGCCCTGCCAAGCCCACCTCTATCTCGGCTCTGAGACGGAGGCGCGTGCGCTGCAAACACTGTGCAGCCTGCCAGAGGAAGGAGTGCGGCGAATGCAACTTCTGCAAAGATATGAGGAGGTTCGGAGGACCCGGGCGTATGAAGAAGGGCTGCATGATGAGGCAGTGTCTCGCT cCTGGCCTGCCTAACTCAGCGGTGTGTGCTCTGTGTGGAGCGGGCCAGGGGAAACAGGAGTGTTCAGATGAAAGCCCCTCCTCCACAACCCTTATGGAATGCTCCAACTGTGCTCAGATCGCCCACCCCGACTGCATCAAG GTTCCTGGGGAGGGCAGGATCAACAAGGACCTGCCCAGCTGCTGGGAGTGTCCCAAATGTTACCAGGGCAAAGAAGGCTCTTCATCGGAG TCGTCCAGCAGTGAGGACAGCACGGCGTCTACAGGTTCTCTCTCTACGTCTATTCATGCCCACCGAGAGGGGATAGGAGATGGGGAGGCAGGCAGTGGGGTGAGGAAGGGACGACGTGGCAGACCCCCCCTGACATCCTCTCTGTCCCAGCGGAGAGTGCCCCCTCCCTCTCAGAGGTTGTTACTGCAGCAACAACAAAACAGGAAGAGAGCCGGAGCGCTGGAGCTACGACTCAGGAAGAGG ATCAAACTGGAGCGCAGCAAAATCTTACAATCG AAGCAGACGTTGTCTCTGGAGCGTTCTCCTAAGCTCCTGTGCTCCCAGGGTCTAGCCCACCTGCAGAGAGGGGTGTCCTCTCGCCTCCGCTCCCCTGTTGGCAGACTGTCCCGGGGCCGTGGGTCCTTCAGAGGCTCCCCTACAGGGGCTCGCCTTCAGCCCCACCAACCCTCCCTCAGCCTGGCCCCtgcaggcaggggagaggggaacagggagcgagggagtgggagaggagtaCGGCTCAGAGGAGGAgcagcagggagaggaagaagaggacagagacacggaggagcagaggaagagagtgatagcagcagtagtagcagcagcagcagcaccagcagtagtagtagtagtagtagtagtagtggtagtgatgaggagagggagaacgGCGTGCGGGCCAGACGGAACAAAGTGAACCGACCACAGAGACGAGGAAGAGGAGCAGCCAaagaagatgaggaagaggaacagAGTGAGGAGTCCAACCAAAACGGAGAAGAAGAGATGGATGAAGACGGGGGGGAAGGAGGACAGGCACAGATGGAGCCACCAGTCCTCGTAGTGTCGGACCTTAGCGACGAGCTCATGAAGGGCTCGTATCTCACAGTAACCCTACAGCCGTCGAGGGCCAAACGTGATCCGGGGGCCATTGTCCCGAAACTGGAGGCTGCAGTCGCCCCCCGCCCTGCTCCTCCCGGCCAGAGTTGCATCCAACGCAAGAACTTGGCCCGACCACCCCTCAGGAACCACGCCCCAGACCCCTACGCTGCACCCtcgcactcagacacacacacacggggctCCCATCCAGACGAGAGGAGAATGAGGCCAGGCAGACCAGAGAGAACAGACAACAgtgcttcctcctcctctcctgttcctcctctacgCCTCCCTCTGTCAGCTTTACAGGATGGGGGGAGGGAAGTTGCGAATGGAGGGAGTGAGCCGGGCTGTGAGAGGGAGGTGTGGGTATCTGTCTTCCGTTACCTGACTCGTGCCGAGCTCTGTGTCTGCATGGCCGTCTGCAAGAACTGGCACAAATG GAGCTTGGATAAGAGGCTGTGGATGCGGGTCGATCTGAGCGTGTCTAAATCCATCagtcctcaagctctgtcaggtatcATCAAACGCCAACCAGTCACCCTGGACCTCTCCTGGACCTCCATCTCCAAGAAACAACTCACCTGGCTCATCAACCGCCTGCCTG GGTTGAAGGATCTCATGTTGTCTGGCTGTTCCTGGTCTTCAATTTCGGCTCTTAGCTCGCCCGGTTGCCCCCTCCTGCGCACGCTGGACCTTCGATGGGCCGACGGGATCAAAGACGGACAGATCAGGGACCTGCTCAACCCACCAG gtTGTGATAACCGCAGTCAGCTGAGGAACATGCAGTCTTTCCGTCTGGCGGGGCTGGAGATCAGTGACTCCACTCTGAGGCTGGTGATCAGACACATGCCCCTGCTGACCCGTCTGGACCTGTCCCACTGTGGAGCCCTCACTGACCAGTCCATCAACCTGCTCACTGCTGTGGGCTCCTCCACACGCAACACACTCACCGAGCTCAACCTGGGGG GCTGCAGTAAGCTGACAGACTCGTGTCTGCGGTACCTCCGCCGGCTTTCCTGCCTCTCCCTGCTGGACCTGCGGGAATGCAAGAGTGTGTCCCGCAAAGCCTGCGAGGCCTTCATCTCTGAGCTGTCTGTCAACACCCTCTACTGCCTATCTGAAGACAAACTGATCCAGAGGATATCCTAG
- the ankrd13d gene encoding ankyrin repeat domain-containing protein 13D, with product MAQEAFPFHFLVWNNQYLELERQLQKNEENVDRLDPRGRTPLELAVSLGHLESTRVLLRHSADPTHCNAQSWTVLQEAVSTGDPELCQLVLQYRDFKRATERLAGIPELLSKLRRARDFYVEMKWEFTSWVPLVSKVCPSDVYRVWKSGSCLRVDTTLLGFEHMTWLKGRRSYIFKGEENGAVVMEVDHDKQVVYTEPLSLSLRDAPSLLAAMLPTQENTAQRLTSPIVSTHLNTRNIAFERNKSGIWGWRSEKSEAVSGYEAKVYSATNVELVTRSRTEHLSDQDKSKSKGTKTPLQSFLGIAEQHTAPNGSNVSQCASPHNPTAITAEEYFDPEFQLNERDIGRPVELTSKVQRFKAHLWLSEAHPLSLAEQVTPIIDLMAISNAHFAKLRDFITLSLPPGFPVKIEIPLFHVLNARVTFSNLCGCDEPVSSVTVHTPEEAPEAGQALHPFNCEVDPSVFEPPPDYTTLGPGRSEPMRDEDDNLLQFAIQQSLLDAGTESDQVTIWEALTNSRPVSGQIQSPLYEDDSQLERAIQESLSISLAGGKEGEPADPAPPLSVSPSHPGAYSPPSYSSVAEPRLPRPFPGGNSFDEQLRIAMDLSCREQEEMDRARQEEEDELERILQLSLLEK from the exons ATGGCTCAAGAGGCGTTTCCTTTTCATTTTCTGGTTTGGAACAACCAATACCTTGAGCTTGAACGGCAACTACAAAAAAACGAG GAGAATGTGGATCGCTTGGACCCGCGGGGGCGCACCCCGCTAGAGCTGGCTGTGAGTCTGGGCCACCTGGAATCAACCCGTGTGCTGCTCAGACACTCCGCAGACCCAACGCACTGCAACGCTCAGAGCTGGACTG TTTTGCAGGAGGCAGTGAGCACAGGGGACCCTGAGCTTTGTCAGCTGGTGCTGCAGTATAGAGACTTCAAGCGAGCCACAGAGAGACTGGCCGGCATCCCAGAACTGCTCAGCAAGCTAAGACGG GCCCGGGATTTTTACGTGGAGATGAAATGGGAGTTCACCAGttggg TCCCCCTGGTCTCCAAGGTGTGTCCCAGTGATGTGTACCGCGTGTGGAAGAGTGGCTCGTGTCTGCGGGTGGACACCACTCTACTGGGATTTGAGCACATGACCTGGCTCAAGGGCCGTCGCAGCTACATCTTTAAGGGCGAAG aGAATGGCGCTGTGGTGATGGAGGTGGACCATGACAAGCAGGTGGTGTACACagagcctctgtctctctccctgcggGACGCTCCGTCTCTCCTGGCTGCCATGCTGCCCACCCAGGAGAACACCGCCCAGAGACTCACCTCCCCTATCGTCtccacacacctcaacacacGCAACATCGCCTTCGAGAG GAACAAGTCTGGCATTTGGGGCTGGCGTTCTGAGAAGAGTGAGGCAGTCAGTGGCTACGAAGCAAAG GTGTACAGCGCCACTAATGTGGAGCTGGTGACTCGATCAAGAACAGAGCACCTGTCGGACCAGGACAAGTCAAAGAGCAAAG gcACCAAGACTCCTCTTCAGTCCTTCCTGGGGATAGCTGAGCAGCATACTGCTCCTAATGGG AGTAATGTTTCTCAGTGTGCCAGTCCCCATAACCCCACAGCCATCACCGCTGAGGAATACTTTGACCCAGAGTTCCAACTCAATGAGCGAGACATCGGACGCCCCGTGGAGCTCACCAGCAAAGTCCAGAG gtttAAGGCCCATCTGTGGTTGAGTGAGGCTCACCCTCTGTCATTGGCTGAGCAGGTCACGCCCATCATTGACCTCATGGCCATCTCCAACGCCCATTTTGCCAAACTACGTGACTTCATCACTCTGAGCCTGCCCCCCGGCTTCCCGGTCAAAATAG agaTCCCTCTGTTCCATGTGTTGAATGCCAGAGTGACCTTCAGTAACCTGTGTGGCTGTGATGAGCCTGTCAGCTCGgttactgtacacacacctgaGGAGGCCCCCGAGGCTG GGCAGGCCCTGCATCCATTTAACTGCGAGGTGGACCCCTCCGTATTTGAACCACCCCCAGACTACACTACGCTTGGTCCGGGCCGCAGCGAGCCAATGAGAGATGAGGATGATAACTTGCTGCAGTTTGCCATCCAGCAGAGCCTATTGGACGCAGGGACAGAGAGCGACCAG gtgactaTATGGGAGGCTCTGACTAACAGTCGTCCTGTTTCTGGGCAAATACAGTCACCCCTGTATGAGGATGACTCTCAGCTGGAGAG GGCCATCCAGGAGTCCCTGTCGATCTCATTGGCTGGTGGTAAGGAAGGAGAGCCTGCAGATCCTGCCCCTCCCCTGTCAGTCTCGCCGTCGCACCCCGGagcctactcccctccctcttaCAGCTCAGTGGCTGAGCCGCGGTTGCCGAGGCCATTTCCCGGGGGAAACAGCTTTGACGAGCAGCTACGCATCGCCATGGACCTCTCGTGCAGGGAACAGGAAGAGATGGACAG GGCGaggcaggaggaagaggatgagctgGAAAGGATCCTTCAGCTGTCACTTTTAGAGAAGTAG